The sequence GATTCGGTTAGGCGCCATCGATGATCTCCCGCATGGTCCTGATGAAGATTTCGTTTTCCTTTTCCGTTCCCATGTTCACGCGGATGTAGCGGCCGAAGCCGAAGCTGGCCAGCGGGCGTACGATGATGCCGCGCCGCAGCAGCTCACGGAACAGGCGCTGGGCCGAAGTGGGCGGCAGAAACATCAGGAAGTTGGCCTGACTCGGCAGCACCTCGCAGCCAAGTTTCTCCAGCTCCGCGCGAACGTAATCACGACCGGACATGACCGTGGCGAGGGTGGCGTTGTAGAAATCCTCATCTTCCAAAGCGGTGATGGCCGCTTCCTCGGCCAGCAGGTTCACCGTGAAGGGAATGCGCGCCCGACGCAGGTATTCGGCAATCTTTTCGGGCATGACGCCGTATCCAACGCGCAGCCCGGCCAGACCGTAGGCCTTGGAGAAGGTCCGCAGCACGACAAGGTTCTCGAATTTTTCAAAGGCCTGAAGGGGCGTATAGGACTCGGGCGGCCAGACGAAGTCGATATAGGCCTCGTCCACCACGAGCAGGCAGTCCTTGGGCAGCACACCGGCGAGCACGGAGAGTTCCTCCACCCCCGCGGCGAGGCCGGTGGGATTGTCCGGGCTGGTGACGAACACGAAGCGCGTGTTCTCGTCAGCGGCTTCGGCGAGCCTGTCCAGCGGCAGTTCGAAGTTTTCGCCGCGTTTCACCTCGCGGTATTCCACGCCGCAGAGCTTGGCGGTGTGGCGATACATGCTGAAGCAGT is a genomic window of Desulfovibrio oxyclinae DSM 11498 containing:
- the hisC gene encoding histidinol-phosphate transaminase, which produces MREFSMRPEILEFDPYKPGLSVEEIKERYGIANVVKLASNENPLGTSPRVQKVIAREGARTFRYPQNHTPRLTTALAKHLGVPEANIVTGHGSDEIIDMLIRMRCVPGRDNILCYSNCFSMYRHTAKLCGVEYREVKRGENFELPLDRLAEAADENTRFVFVTSPDNPTGLAAGVEELSVLAGVLPKDCLLVVDEAYIDFVWPPESYTPLQAFEKFENLVVLRTFSKAYGLAGLRVGYGVMPEKIAEYLRRARIPFTVNLLAEEAAITALEDEDFYNATLATVMSGRDYVRAELEKLGCEVLPSQANFLMFLPPTSAQRLFRELLRRGIIVRPLASFGFGRYIRVNMGTEKENEIFIRTMREIIDGA